In the Geobacter sp. FeAm09 genome, one interval contains:
- a CDS encoding acyl-CoA carboxylase subunit beta has product MSKKAIKPSLQNPFAPPEVVKFTIPGEIPGKTGGYEEVMKEGHDLIHRPIRSVKIDQIEKQHFKKRMTVWERIRVLTENEPNILFQNWGKNLDGASLVTGILNIRGRDVAVYGHDFTVRAGSMDATNGNKLARLFQMAGEKGIPLIGMNDSAGAYVPAGVGGLDGYAEAFTALRKISGVVPSIMCMFGFNAGGGSYLPRQGSFVIQPEDTFFGLTGPGVVKSVLGEDVTPEELGGPKVHGLSGVADLTVEDEVGALRSALQLLNYLPDNNGVMAPFQQTSDPLDRKTWEINTLLKKAFNSPTGFNTPFDVSIMIQQICDHGDYFEMQRDRARNAVTAFGRLGGNVVGFVANNSAVASGQIDVDAAYKIARFNRFCNIYNIPLIFMEDTTGFLPGREQEARGIVQAGRAMLDSIVDIRTPRILLIIRNAYGGAYASYNNYPTGADLVLALPTTRLAVMGPAGKEFVYKDELRKVRTAVAEQVKQGTQERTAAGMDPGEAKKEAEKDATEWLKAREAELNLRYEKELMNPKEALSLGSISSLVMPTDLRKVLGENLNFFLRHYKPSPMQAVQREFH; this is encoded by the coding sequence ATGTCCAAGAAAGCGATTAAACCGTCACTGCAAAACCCCTTTGCCCCGCCCGAGGTTGTCAAATTCACGATTCCCGGAGAGATCCCCGGCAAGACCGGCGGCTATGAAGAGGTCATGAAGGAAGGCCACGACCTGATTCACCGCCCCATCCGCTCGGTCAAGATCGACCAGATCGAAAAGCAGCACTTCAAGAAGCGGATGACCGTCTGGGAGAGGATTCGCGTCCTTACCGAAAACGAGCCGAACATCCTGTTCCAGAACTGGGGCAAGAATCTCGACGGCGCCTCCCTGGTCACCGGCATCCTCAATATCCGCGGCCGGGACGTGGCCGTGTACGGCCACGACTTCACGGTCCGGGCCGGCTCCATGGACGCCACCAACGGCAACAAGCTGGCCCGCCTGTTCCAGATGGCCGGGGAAAAAGGCATCCCGCTGATCGGCATGAACGACAGCGCCGGCGCCTACGTGCCGGCGGGGGTCGGCGGCCTTGACGGCTATGCCGAGGCCTTTACGGCGCTCAGGAAGATCAGCGGCGTGGTCCCCAGCATCATGTGCATGTTCGGCTTCAATGCCGGCGGCGGCAGCTACCTCCCCCGCCAGGGGAGTTTCGTGATCCAGCCCGAAGACACGTTCTTCGGCCTGACCGGCCCCGGGGTGGTCAAGTCGGTCCTGGGGGAGGACGTCACCCCGGAGGAGCTTGGCGGACCCAAGGTGCACGGGCTGTCGGGCGTTGCCGACCTCACCGTGGAGGACGAGGTGGGGGCGCTGAGGAGCGCGCTCCAACTGCTCAACTACCTGCCGGACAACAACGGGGTCATGGCCCCCTTCCAGCAGACGAGCGACCCCCTCGACCGCAAGACCTGGGAGATCAACACGCTCCTGAAAAAGGCGTTCAACTCCCCCACCGGTTTCAATACCCCCTTCGACGTGTCGATCATGATCCAGCAGATCTGCGACCACGGCGACTATTTCGAGATGCAGCGGGACCGGGCGCGTAACGCCGTCACCGCCTTCGGCCGCCTGGGGGGCAACGTGGTCGGCTTCGTGGCCAACAACAGCGCCGTGGCCTCCGGCCAGATCGACGTGGACGCGGCCTACAAGATCGCCCGTTTCAACCGTTTCTGCAACATCTACAACATCCCGCTGATCTTCATGGAAGACACCACCGGCTTTCTGCCGGGGCGCGAACAGGAGGCCCGCGGCATCGTCCAGGCCGGCCGCGCCATGCTGGACTCCATCGTCGACATCAGGACGCCGCGCATCCTCCTGATCATCCGCAACGCCTACGGCGGGGCCTATGCCTCCTACAACAACTACCCCACCGGCGCCGACCTGGTGCTGGCCCTGCCGACCACCCGCCTGGCGGTCATGGGGCCGGCCGGCAAGGAGTTCGTCTACAAAGACGAGCTCCGCAAGGTGCGCACCGCGGTTGCCGAGCAGGTGAAACAGGGGACCCAGGAGCGGACCGCCGCCGGCATGGACCCGGGCGAGGCCAAAAAGGAGGCCGAAAAGGACGCGACCGAGTGGCTGAAGGCGCGGGAGGCCGAACTCAACCTCCGCTATGAAAAGGAGCTGATGAACCCCAAGGAAGCGCTCAGTCTGGGCTCCATCTCCTCACTCGTGATGCCCACGGACCTGCGCAAGGTGCTTGGCGAGAATCTGAATTTCTTCCTTCGCCATTACAAGCCTTCGCCCATGCAGGCGGTGCAGCGCGAGTTCCACTAA
- a CDS encoding (Fe-S)-binding protein, translated as MEHPQDPLKRVEKDLKKCVKCGACRANCPAFTAFQREPAVARGKVALAQHILKNDIGLDDQTYVAMSKCLLCGSCVEKCPNEVPTDEIVVAAREALAQRRGLTTFHAAVGQVIKNRTLMKMGAKMAGLLGPLFFRKVPETSGLRLRFPVPFIGSKRHIPAIAKKPFLDRHPEVIPGEPGKPRIVFFVGCMTNFVYTEIGEAALALFRHLGCTVIIPKGQQCCGLPAMSGGDVATVRGLAEKNLAELERYEADYVMSACATCSGALHRFYPLVVGKRNPELRARLDALAAKTVDASQLLHQLGLRPAETGEGDALRVTYHDPCHLRTRGLTKQPRELLRETPGIELTEMEGADRCCGLGGTFNVYHYGSSMSINDAKSRAIIATAAQAVATGCPGCMMQLSDGLKQHGSRVPVVHTLQLLARHLKL; from the coding sequence GTGGAACACCCCCAAGACCCCCTCAAGCGAGTTGAAAAGGACCTGAAGAAGTGTGTGAAATGCGGCGCCTGCCGGGCAAACTGCCCCGCCTTCACCGCGTTCCAGCGCGAGCCGGCCGTTGCCCGGGGCAAGGTGGCCCTGGCCCAGCATATTCTCAAAAACGACATCGGGCTGGACGACCAGACCTATGTGGCCATGTCCAAGTGCCTTTTGTGCGGCAGTTGCGTGGAGAAGTGCCCCAACGAGGTGCCGACCGACGAGATCGTGGTGGCCGCCCGGGAGGCCCTGGCGCAGCGTCGCGGCCTGACCACCTTCCACGCGGCGGTCGGCCAGGTGATCAAAAACCGCACCCTGATGAAGATGGGTGCCAAGATGGCCGGCCTTCTGGGCCCGCTCTTTTTCAGGAAGGTCCCTGAAACATCGGGGCTGCGGCTGCGCTTTCCGGTGCCGTTCATCGGCAGCAAACGCCACATCCCGGCCATCGCCAAAAAACCGTTTCTGGACCGGCATCCCGAGGTGATCCCCGGCGAACCGGGCAAGCCGCGGATCGTCTTCTTCGTCGGCTGCATGACCAACTTCGTCTATACCGAGATCGGTGAAGCGGCCCTGGCGCTCTTCCGCCACCTGGGCTGCACGGTGATCATCCCCAAGGGGCAGCAGTGCTGCGGCCTGCCGGCCATGTCCGGCGGCGACGTCGCCACCGTGCGCGGGCTGGCCGAAAAGAACCTGGCGGAGCTGGAACGGTACGAAGCCGACTATGTCATGAGCGCCTGCGCCACCTGCAGCGGCGCCCTGCACCGCTTCTACCCGCTGGTGGTGGGCAAGCGCAATCCCGAGCTGCGGGCGCGGCTGGATGCCCTGGCGGCAAAGACCGTGGATGCTTCCCAACTGCTGCACCAACTGGGGCTTCGCCCCGCCGAGACCGGCGAGGGCGACGCGCTGCGCGTGACCTACCACGACCCCTGCCACCTGCGCACCCGCGGCCTGACCAAACAGCCCCGGGAACTGCTGCGGGAAACGCCCGGCATCGAACTGACCGAGATGGAAGGGGCCGACCGCTGCTGCGGCCTGGGCGGCACGTTCAACGTCTACCACTACGGTTCGTCCATGAGCATCAACGACGCCAAGAGCCGCGCCATCATCGCCACCGCCGCCCAGGCCGTGGCCACCGGCTGCCCCGGCTGCATGATGCAGCTTTCCGATGGTTTGAAGCAGCACGGCTCCCGCGTTCCGGTGGTGCATACGCTGCAACTTCTGGCCCGTCACCTGAAACTTTGA
- a CDS encoding glutamate synthase subunit beta has protein sequence MGKRTGFLEYQREVPADREPLERIKGWNEFHLHMEDEALRTQGARCMDCGIPFCHTGKLISGMASGCPINNLIPEWNDLVYRNLWRQALDRLHKTNNFPEFTGRVCPAPCEGSCTLGISDPPVTIKNIEVSIVERGFEEGWIVPVLPRLRTGKRVAVVGSGPAGLSAAAQLNRAGHSVTVFEREDLPGGLLTYGIPNMKLDKRQVVQRRIKLMEAEGIAFVCNTEIGGATFPAERLRSEFDAVVLAVGATVPRDLPVEGRGLKGVHFAMDFLTANTKALLNRDADVISARDQDVIIIGGGDTGTDCVGTSLRHGCRSVTQLEIMPRSPEERAADNPWPEWPKVHKVDYGQEEAAARFGADPRTYLTTATGFEGDGDGKVTAVRTVEVAWERNDRGQFTPTPVPGTEQVRPAGLVLLAMGFLGPEQALLDALGVERDPRGNVRADHGRFATSLPGVFAAGDCRRGQSLVVWAFNEGRGAARECDRYLMGSTELP, from the coding sequence ATGGGAAAAAGAACCGGATTTTTGGAATACCAGCGGGAAGTGCCGGCCGACCGGGAGCCGTTGGAGCGGATCAAGGGGTGGAACGAGTTCCACCTGCATATGGAGGACGAGGCCCTGCGCACCCAGGGGGCCCGCTGCATGGATTGCGGCATTCCGTTCTGTCATACCGGGAAGCTCATCAGCGGCATGGCCAGCGGCTGTCCGATCAACAACCTGATCCCGGAGTGGAACGACCTGGTCTACCGCAATCTCTGGCGGCAGGCGCTCGACCGGCTGCACAAGACCAACAACTTTCCCGAGTTCACCGGGCGCGTCTGCCCGGCCCCCTGTGAAGGTTCCTGCACGCTCGGCATCAGCGACCCTCCCGTCACCATCAAGAACATCGAGGTCAGCATTGTGGAGCGGGGCTTCGAGGAGGGGTGGATCGTGCCGGTGCTGCCGCGGCTCCGCACCGGCAAGCGGGTGGCCGTGGTGGGATCGGGGCCGGCCGGCCTTTCGGCGGCGGCGCAGCTCAACCGGGCGGGCCACAGCGTCACGGTCTTCGAGCGGGAGGATCTGCCCGGCGGGCTTCTGACCTACGGCATCCCCAACATGAAACTGGACAAGCGCCAGGTGGTCCAGCGCCGCATCAAGCTGATGGAGGCGGAGGGTATCGCCTTTGTGTGCAATACCGAGATCGGCGGCGCGACCTTCCCGGCGGAACGGCTGCGCAGCGAGTTCGACGCCGTGGTGCTGGCCGTCGGCGCCACGGTGCCGCGCGACCTTCCCGTCGAGGGGCGCGGCCTGAAGGGGGTCCACTTTGCCATGGATTTCCTGACCGCCAACACCAAGGCGCTGCTCAACCGGGACGCCGACGTCATCTCGGCCCGGGACCAGGACGTGATCATCATCGGCGGCGGCGACACCGGCACCGACTGCGTCGGCACCTCGCTGCGCCACGGCTGCCGCTCCGTCACCCAGCTGGAGATCATGCCCCGCTCGCCCGAGGAACGCGCCGCGGACAACCCCTGGCCCGAATGGCCCAAGGTGCACAAGGTGGACTACGGCCAGGAGGAGGCTGCGGCCAGGTTCGGCGCCGACCCGCGGACCTACCTGACCACCGCCACGGGGTTCGAGGGGGACGGGGACGGCAAGGTCACGGCGGTCCGCACCGTCGAGGTCGCCTGGGAAAGGAACGACCGGGGGCAGTTCACGCCCACGCCGGTGCCGGGCACCGAACAGGTGCGCCCCGCGGGGCTGGTGCTGCTGGCCATGGGCTTCCTCGGGCCGGAGCAGGCGCTGCTCGACGCCCTGGGCGTGGAGCGCGACCCGCGCGGCAACGTCAGGGCCGACCATGGGCGATTCGCCACCAGCCTGCCGGGGGTCTTTGCCGCCGGCGACTGCCGCCGCGGCCAGAGCCTGGTGGTCTGGGCCTTCAACGAGGGGCGCGGCGCGGCGCGGGAGTGCGACCGTTACCTCATGGGCTCCACGGAACTGCCGTAA